A window of the Nibribacter ruber genome harbors these coding sequences:
- a CDS encoding M3 family metallopeptidase gives MNTSFISMAKKPGFLLLLAVVGCTSTQPPQTATTQTGAAPTTIETLKPTLDNPLLKEWTGPYGGVPAFDKMNLSDIQPALEKGMALHLADIDAITSNTAAPTFENTIVPYEKAGEALGRAMIYYGIWGSNLSSPEFRKIQAEMAPKISDFRSKISQNAKLFERIKEVYDQSQKTALSPDQQRTVQLIYEEFAMEGAGLDKASKERYAAINKELSSLYTSFANNTLADEEKYITYITKDQLSGLPESFVKAAAKAAADNGKPGQYAITNTRSSMDQFLTYSDNRALREKVWNTYYSRGDNGDANDNNQNITKILQLRDERVKLLGYDTYADWRLQNRMAKNPTNAMNLMESVWPAALARVKEEVKDMQTVANASGAKITIAPWDYRYYAEKVRKKKYDLDSDEVKQYLQLENLTQAIFYTAGELFNFSFKPVPAGSVPVYHEDVKVWEVTDKTTGAHIGLWYLDPFARQGKRSGAWASPYRSYTTFNGKKTVLASNNSNFVKPAPGDPVLVSWDDATTFFHEFGHALHFLASNVKYPTLNGGVRDYTEFQSQLLERWLSTDKVINQFLKHHKTGQPMPASLVAKIKKASTFNQGFGTTEFLASALMDLKYHTVKDPTGLDPDKFEKETLAALNMPKEIVMRHRSPHFTHVFSGEGYAAGYYGYLWADVLTSDAAEAFEEAPGGFYDKDVAARLVKYLFAPRNSMDPAEAYRLFRGRDAKIDALMRDRGFPVPKSTGKK, from the coding sequence ATGAATACATCTTTCATCTCCATGGCCAAGAAGCCGGGCTTTTTGCTCTTGCTGGCAGTGGTGGGCTGTACGTCTACCCAGCCGCCACAGACGGCTACCACACAAACCGGCGCGGCCCCAACTACTATAGAAACCTTGAAACCTACCTTAGACAACCCGCTGCTCAAAGAATGGACCGGCCCTTATGGCGGCGTTCCGGCCTTTGACAAAATGAACCTGAGTGACATTCAGCCGGCCTTGGAAAAAGGCATGGCCCTGCACCTGGCAGACATTGACGCCATTACCAGCAACACCGCGGCGCCTACCTTTGAGAACACCATTGTGCCCTATGAGAAGGCCGGTGAAGCCCTAGGCCGCGCCATGATCTACTACGGCATTTGGGGCAGTAATCTCTCCTCGCCGGAGTTTAGAAAGATTCAAGCCGAGATGGCGCCCAAGATCTCTGATTTCCGGTCAAAGATATCGCAAAACGCCAAACTGTTTGAGCGCATTAAGGAGGTGTATGACCAATCACAGAAAACGGCACTGTCCCCAGATCAGCAGCGCACGGTACAGCTCATCTATGAAGAGTTTGCCATGGAAGGCGCGGGGTTGGACAAGGCTTCTAAAGAGCGCTATGCGGCCATCAACAAAGAACTGTCTAGCCTGTACACCTCGTTTGCCAACAATACCCTAGCCGATGAGGAGAAGTACATCACGTACATCACCAAAGACCAGCTGAGCGGCTTGCCCGAGTCGTTTGTGAAAGCGGCCGCTAAAGCGGCGGCTGACAACGGCAAGCCGGGCCAGTACGCCATCACCAACACGCGGTCCAGCATGGACCAGTTCCTGACCTACTCAGACAACCGGGCGCTGCGTGAGAAAGTCTGGAACACGTATTATTCCCGCGGAGACAACGGTGATGCCAATGATAACAACCAGAACATCACCAAAATTCTGCAACTGCGCGATGAGCGCGTGAAATTGCTGGGATACGACACCTACGCTGACTGGCGCCTGCAGAACCGCATGGCCAAGAACCCCACCAACGCCATGAACCTTATGGAGTCTGTGTGGCCGGCCGCTTTGGCCCGCGTGAAGGAAGAGGTGAAGGACATGCAAACCGTAGCCAATGCCAGCGGTGCTAAAATCACCATCGCGCCCTGGGACTACCGCTACTACGCAGAGAAAGTACGCAAGAAAAAATATGACCTGGACTCAGACGAGGTAAAGCAATACCTGCAACTGGAGAACTTAACCCAGGCCATTTTCTACACCGCCGGCGAGCTGTTTAACTTCTCGTTCAAGCCAGTGCCAGCTGGTTCTGTGCCCGTGTACCATGAAGACGTGAAAGTCTGGGAAGTAACGGACAAGACTACCGGTGCACACATTGGCCTTTGGTACTTAGATCCGTTCGCGCGGCAAGGCAAGCGCTCCGGGGCCTGGGCCTCGCCGTACCGAAGCTACACTACTTTTAATGGCAAGAAAACCGTGTTGGCGTCCAACAACTCCAACTTCGTGAAGCCCGCGCCCGGTGATCCCGTGTTGGTATCCTGGGATGATGCCACCACCTTCTTCCATGAGTTCGGCCACGCCTTGCACTTCCTGGCATCTAACGTAAAATATCCAACCTTGAACGGCGGCGTGCGCGATTATACTGAGTTCCAGAGCCAGTTGCTGGAGCGCTGGTTGTCTACGGACAAGGTGATCAACCAGTTCTTGAAGCACCATAAAACGGGTCAGCCTATGCCGGCGTCTCTGGTGGCCAAAATCAAGAAGGCGTCTACGTTCAATCAAGGATTTGGCACCACGGAGTTCCTGGCCTCAGCGTTGATGGACTTGAAATACCACACCGTGAAAGACCCTACCGGCCTGGACCCTGACAAATTTGAGAAAGAGACGTTGGCTGCCTTGAACATGCCCAAAGAGATTGTGATGCGTCACCGCTCGCCACATTTTACACACGTTTTCTCAGGTGAGGGCTACGCCGCCGGTTACTATGGCTACCTGTGGGCAGACGTGCTCACCTCAGACGCCGCCGAAGCCTTTGAAGAAGCCCCCGGCGGGTTCTATGACAAAGACGTGGCCGCCCGTTTGGTGAAATACCTGTTCGCGCCGCGCAACTCCATGGACCCGGCAGAAGCCTACCGTTTGTTCAGAGGCCGTGATGCCAAGATTGACGCGTTGATGCGTGACAGAGGTTTCCCGGTGCCTAAGTCTACTGGTAAAAAGTAA
- a CDS encoding DUF5694 domain-containing protein, which translates to MPFVFHRSFVKAAFSLSLLVLASPLVKAQDSIEILVVASSHSNTGTPDKYRPIIDKLKNFRPDMVFGETLSPQDEREAQKQNYWGTANSLKRLAYFEGLNGTASKNVDKQITKGYLALQQNEKAHQKRMQLARDLVLSQDRGNAEYQFFVLTQYQMPNFNPADQARFTKMFGPLDSLKKVGMLREKSEYHKIFFPLVYELKHPKIYAMDCQKYDAQWTKAWNKAGTLMQEMEAKAKADSTSSEAQTLQQIETFSKNGVAELDAKKYKNYEYMNNPLYARLNNAWNFYGGPEFYGYPGFPTEAIKEMVYWFDMRNQGICENVLKQAQAQHAKRVVVAVGAAHRKGMEEIFNTMPNVKVVHYLDI; encoded by the coding sequence ATGCCCTTCGTTTTTCATCGCTCTTTTGTAAAGGCTGCCTTCAGTTTGAGTCTTTTGGTACTGGCTTCTCCCTTAGTCAAGGCCCAGGATTCCATTGAGATTCTGGTAGTGGCCTCGTCGCACTCCAATACAGGTACCCCAGATAAATACCGGCCCATCATTGACAAGCTCAAGAATTTCCGCCCAGACATGGTGTTTGGAGAGACCCTCAGCCCCCAGGATGAACGCGAAGCCCAGAAACAAAACTACTGGGGAACGGCCAACTCCTTAAAGCGCCTGGCCTATTTTGAGGGCCTGAACGGTACAGCTTCCAAGAATGTAGACAAGCAAATCACCAAAGGCTACCTGGCCCTGCAACAAAATGAAAAGGCTCACCAGAAGCGCATGCAACTGGCCCGCGATCTGGTCTTGTCACAGGACCGGGGCAACGCAGAGTACCAGTTCTTCGTCCTGACCCAGTACCAGATGCCCAACTTCAACCCCGCAGACCAAGCCCGGTTTACCAAGATGTTCGGTCCCTTAGACTCCTTGAAAAAAGTGGGTATGCTGCGCGAAAAATCTGAATACCACAAAATCTTCTTCCCGCTGGTCTATGAGCTAAAGCACCCCAAAATATACGCCATGGACTGCCAGAAATATGATGCCCAGTGGACCAAGGCCTGGAACAAAGCCGGCACGCTCATGCAGGAAATGGAAGCCAAAGCCAAGGCAGACTCCACCTCTTCAGAAGCCCAGACGTTGCAACAGATAGAGACCTTCTCCAAAAACGGCGTGGCCGAACTGGATGCCAAGAAGTACAAGAACTACGAGTACATGAACAACCCGCTGTATGCCCGCCTCAACAACGCCTGGAACTTCTATGGCGGCCCTGAGTTCTATGGCTACCCGGGCTTCCCTACTGAGGCCATCAAAGAAATGGTGTACTGGTTTGACATGCGCAACCAGGGCATTTGTGAAAACGTGCTCAAACAAGCACAGGCCCAACACGCCAAACGGGTGGTAGTGGCCGTGGGCGCTGCGCACCGCAAAGGCATGGAAGAAATCTTCAACACCATGCCCAACGTGAAAGTGGTGCATTACTTAGATATCTAA
- a CDS encoding DUF3943 domain-containing protein, translating into MKTRLTLLLCLVSVTLLQAQVIEKDTIQAGRGSRDAQLKDIKDRKQRLFTDSLGGTEPTNTVLLDTTLYNKYGDLLNDDPDYNWRHPLWKPTAQVIGINLAFMGYNRYVAKADYGYVSRETWKRNLTTFPEWDTDEFGINFIGHPYQGTLYFNAARSQGYNYWQSVPFAIGGSLSWEYFGENTLPSYNDMIYTPINGAALGEILYRLSSNILDDRTTGRERVIREVAAGVVNPIRGLNRLLQGKTTQVTNKEVYEKEPVNVTLFAGVHRINDQQDDVFGAGGNKALFNVQLDYGNPFELQKRKPFDLFRIRAELSKGGGDTTSGIINNITGYGILFGKNGTLGKLDVLTGLFQYYDYWNTRNFDLGALGFGGGLFTRLPLSKQVNLYTNAHLGLIPLAGNSTRFAPDENGLRDYVYTLGGHAKLESTLSLGKYATAAFVYYHYWLKTIEGLEGSNSIGIVRPRVTVRLFKNVSLGYEHFGYTTNRKLEKYATQRSVITDQKIFLQLFLEDPQRRGRYN; encoded by the coding sequence ATGAAGACACGCCTTACCCTACTGCTCTGCCTGGTGTCTGTGACCTTGTTGCAGGCCCAGGTGATAGAGAAAGACACCATCCAAGCTGGCCGCGGCTCCCGCGATGCCCAGCTCAAAGACATAAAAGACCGCAAGCAGCGCCTCTTCACAGATTCTCTGGGCGGCACAGAACCCACCAATACCGTCTTGCTGGACACCACGCTCTACAACAAGTACGGTGACCTCCTCAACGACGACCCTGACTACAACTGGCGGCATCCGCTCTGGAAACCCACCGCGCAGGTCATCGGCATCAATCTGGCGTTCATGGGCTACAACCGCTACGTGGCAAAGGCAGATTATGGGTACGTAAGCCGCGAGACCTGGAAGCGCAACCTAACTACTTTTCCTGAGTGGGACACTGACGAGTTTGGCATCAACTTCATAGGGCACCCGTACCAGGGCACGCTGTATTTCAACGCCGCCCGTTCACAGGGGTATAACTACTGGCAGTCGGTTCCGTTTGCCATAGGCGGAAGTTTGAGTTGGGAGTATTTTGGGGAGAATACCTTGCCGTCTTACAATGACATGATTTACACGCCCATCAACGGGGCCGCCTTGGGCGAGATTCTGTACCGCCTGAGTTCCAATATTCTGGATGATAGAACCACTGGCCGGGAGCGAGTGATCAGGGAAGTGGCGGCAGGCGTCGTCAATCCCATCAGGGGTTTGAACAGGCTGCTACAGGGCAAAACCACCCAGGTGACCAACAAAGAAGTCTATGAGAAAGAGCCCGTCAACGTAACCTTGTTTGCGGGCGTGCACAGGATCAATGATCAGCAGGACGATGTCTTTGGGGCGGGCGGTAACAAGGCCCTATTCAACGTGCAGCTTGACTACGGCAACCCGTTTGAACTGCAGAAGCGCAAGCCTTTTGACTTGTTCAGGATACGGGCAGAGTTGAGCAAAGGCGGCGGCGACACTACCAGCGGCATCATCAACAACATTACGGGCTACGGCATCTTGTTTGGCAAGAACGGCACGCTGGGCAAGCTGGATGTGCTCACCGGTTTGTTTCAATATTATGACTACTGGAACACGCGTAATTTTGACTTGGGCGCCCTGGGTTTCGGGGGAGGTTTGTTCACGCGTCTGCCCCTGAGCAAGCAGGTGAACCTGTACACCAACGCCCACCTGGGTCTGATTCCCCTGGCCGGGAACAGCACCCGGTTCGCGCCAGATGAAAACGGCCTAAGAGATTACGTCTACACCCTTGGGGGACATGCCAAGCTGGAAAGCACCTTGAGCCTGGGCAAATACGCCACGGCCGCTTTTGTGTATTATCATTACTGGCTCAAGACCATAGAAGGCCTGGAGGGTAGCAATTCTATTGGCATTGTGCGGCCAAGGGTGACGGTGCGGCTGTTTAAAAATGTAAGCCTGGGCTACGAGCATTTTGGCTACACCACCAATAGAAAGCTGGAGAAATACGCCACCCAACGGTCTGTGATCACAGACCAGAAGATTTTCCTGCAGCTGTTCCTGGAAGATCCGCAGCGCCGGGGCCGGTACAACTAG
- a CDS encoding zinc-dependent peptidase has protein sequence MALFVFIVVVAIVVILFYRWATQKTRNRRMVMAQEFPVEWRKVLLDRVGFYHTLSKEEDKHRFEKMIQLFLSEKRITGIEVEVDDTLRVLVAASAIIPIFRFDDWEYRNLGEVIVFPGSIERYKSADSEAVSEVLGRVNPFQNDHYVTLSKPALERGFNDMADRQNVGIHEFAHMLDQADGEIDGTPQAYLPEELVKPWQELMYRKIKQIKKGESDINPYGATNEAEFFAVATEYFFEKPGQLAEKHPRLYQMLTQIFQQNPKRRFGLNFRELLNPYGKRLGRNEPCPCGSGQKYKQCCLLKKNKLTLAV, from the coding sequence ATGGCCTTATTCGTATTCATTGTAGTAGTAGCAATCGTAGTCATTCTGTTTTACCGCTGGGCCACCCAGAAAACCAGAAACCGCCGCATGGTTATGGCACAGGAGTTTCCGGTGGAATGGCGCAAGGTGCTGCTGGACCGCGTGGGCTTTTATCATACCCTGAGCAAAGAGGAAGACAAGCATCGGTTTGAGAAAATGATTCAGCTGTTTCTTTCTGAAAAGCGCATTACGGGCATTGAGGTAGAGGTAGATGATACGCTGCGCGTGCTGGTGGCGGCCAGTGCCATTATTCCCATCTTCCGGTTCGACGATTGGGAGTACCGCAACCTGGGCGAGGTGATCGTTTTTCCGGGGAGCATTGAACGCTATAAAAGTGCAGACTCAGAAGCCGTTTCTGAAGTGCTGGGCCGTGTGAACCCGTTTCAGAATGACCATTATGTGACCTTGTCCAAACCGGCTCTGGAGCGCGGCTTCAATGACATGGCCGATAGGCAGAACGTAGGCATTCATGAGTTTGCGCACATGCTGGACCAAGCCGACGGAGAGATTGACGGCACGCCGCAAGCCTACCTTCCCGAAGAACTGGTGAAGCCCTGGCAAGAACTCATGTACCGTAAGATCAAGCAAATCAAGAAAGGCGAATCAGACATCAATCCGTACGGGGCCACCAATGAGGCCGAGTTCTTTGCCGTGGCCACGGAGTACTTCTTTGAGAAACCCGGGCAACTGGCAGAAAAGCACCCCAGGCTTTACCAGATGCTCACCCAGATATTCCAGCAGAATCCTAAGCGGCGTTTCGGGTTGAATTTTAGAGAGCTGTTGAACCCGTACGGCAAGCGCCTGGGGCGTAATGAACCGTGCCCTTGCGGAAGCGGCCAGAAGTACAAGCAATGCTGCCTGCTCAAAAAGAATAAACTCACGCTGGCCGTATAA